The DNA segment TAAAATGCTTCAAACGAGGATCACGATTTGCATAAGGAGTAGATGCATTATAATTGCTTGAGGCATGTGTAATAGGATATCCGTTAGCAGCCGGAAAAGCATCCACCAAGTTTTGTGTGGGATTTATGCGTCCCTTTCCATAAAGTGTAGGAGGAAAATTATCGGCCTCCAAATTATTACTGTTGGCAATATCTGTTCTCCAAACCACTTCTTTTGGATTTATTCCGGAACCTAATGCTTCGATTTCGGCAGTATTTTTATACCAAGTCAACCCATTTGCATCTAAACCTGCAACACCTCCATTAAGAGTTATTAGTTCACCGGCATAATCGGCAGCGGCTCCCCAATTTGTTGTGTTACCACCATTAAAAGCTGGGCTTGCAGCCAATAAAGCGGCTTGAGCCTTAACAAACATCACGATTCTACCACTCATTCTTTGTCTGGCATAATCCCCAAAAACACGATTGTAATCATTCAAGTTATTATAACCGGGAGGCAAAGTGGTTGCCATTTCAAAATCTAAAGGAAGCAATTCTTTGGCTTTTGCCAAATCAAGATAAATTTGGGCCATACACTGATTGAATGTATTGCGCGGTATATTGAAATATGAAGTGGGTGTTTCTGGATCCAATACAATGGGAACACCCAACAATTCATTGCTGTCCGTTACGCCTGAATGGGCCTGCAACAAATAATACATATAAAGCGCTCGCAATCCATAAGCTTCGCCTTTGAGTCGCTGTCTAAACATCAAACTGACATTGGCATCCAAAGCCCATTTAACTTTATCGGCTTCTTCAAGAAAGATGTTCAAATATTGAATGGCAGCCTTTGAATTTGTCCATTGATCCAATGGATTAAAATTAGCCGTCCATTGTCCTGTGGCTATTTTACGATAACTATTGGTGACGTCATTAGACACGGCATCATCGGTTGCCACATCACTAAACGACCATCCATTACCCGGTAGTCTGGTATAAGCATTGAGTAAAATTCCCTGTGCATATTCTGCTTCAGCATACATGTCATCAAGTCCTCTATTGTTTTCTATAGCTGGCTCGATAAGATCATCACAACTAATAAATGTAAAGATGACTGACAATACTATTAAGATTTTTTTATTCATATCATTTAATTTTTTAATGATTTGTTAATTTAAAATAAAGCTTTTACACCTAAATTGAAAAATCTGGTTTGTGGCGTACCACCAATATTCAACTCCATAAATTCACGCTCTGGAGATATTGTCAACAAATTAGATCCATTTATATAGACTCCCAATTCATTGATAAATGAATTTTGAATCATTTTTTTTGGAAAATCATACGAAATCTGAATATTGGCTAAGTCAACTCTATTTGTGCTGTAAATCCAAAAATCGGATGAACGGTAATTGTTGTCACTTGTATTTGTGGTAAGTCTTGGATAAGTTGCCGTGGCTTGATTCTCGACAGTCCAGCTGTTTCTTACCATAACGGAATATTTGTCTTCGCCATCTATCCAATAATAGGAGTTGTTCTTCATGCCATAAGCACCAAACTGCGCAGTTGCCAATGCGAAAAATGTCAAAGATTTCCATTTGGCCGTGAAATTCAAACCGCCAGTAAATGGAGCACCGCTCCAACCAGCTTTGCCCAAGTAAACCTCATCTTGGGAATTAATAACACCATCCCCATTTTGGTCAGTATATTTAATGTCCCCTGGTTTAACTTGACCAAATGTTTGTGAAGCATGATTGGCAATATCAAGTTCATCCATGAAAAAGCCTTCGTTTTTAAGCCCCCAAAGAGCGTCCAATGGTTTTCCTTGCCTGTTTTGGTAATCGTCTTCAAACTGTTCTGCTCTTTTGGCAGCTTTAGTATCATAATAGTTACCTGTAATTCCTAGAGCCAAATCCACTTGTCCAACTCTCTTATTTACCCTAACATTGAAATCGAAACCAATTCGCTCATCGTTATTATAATTGATATAAGGTATAAAAGACGTATTCGGGAAACCTGTTGTAAAGTAATTAGGATACAAAACAGAAGCTTGAATAGGGTTACCCTTAATTTTGTTGACAAAGAATGTACCGTTAAAAGTTATCAATTTTTTCAAAAATGATGCTTCTATACCTGCGTTAAACTCATTTCTTGTAACATAGGAAAGTTCTAGATTTTCACCCCTGCGAGAGTCCGTACTCCTGTTCAAAGAACCATCTCTCCAGCTGAACCAAGCACCTTCAGTTTGCGTATAAATACTTTGATACAAATAATAGTTGGAAACATCTAAATCTGAATTCAATATACCTGCGGATACCGTAAGTTTCAAATTATCCAATGCTGACCAGTTTTTCAAGAAATTCTCTTCGCTAATTCTCCAACCAAAAGATAATGTAGGTGAAGTGGCAAGTCGCTCTCCCTCGGCAAACTTGGCAGAGTGAACAAGAGCCTCGTTAAATTCGGCATAAAATTTACCGGCATAATTATAGCTTAAATTAAGTCCTAAATTGGCATTGCTTACCCTGTGATACACTTCGGAAAGTGACTGTTGGTATCCATTTGCGATCAACATGGCCGAAAAGTTATGACCCCCATCCATTTTTTTCACGTAATCAAACTGCCCAGAAAAAGCTATCGTTTGTTTGTATGCACTATTCGAAATATTTTGGACTCCTGATTTGGCATCATCCCCAAATTTGGTCAAAGAAGTGATTTGGTCAAATCCTGCATAGGTATTCCATGCCGCTTCATATACTGCATAAGTATTATTATACGCTTGATTATAAGATGTTTCATAATCTACGGCAAAATCAGTATGAAAGGACAATCCATCTAGAAGGCTGTTCAACTTGGCATCCACACCAGTGTTAAATTGAAACTGACGATTGGTGTAGGTACTATATCCTCCTGCATAAATGGCGGCAAATGAATTGTTCAAATCCAATTGTGTACCTCCCAATAAATATTTACCATCAATAACATAGTTGCTGTTATTGACCATAGCTTGAGAAGCATCGTCAGATTCTTCAATCATGTCTATCGGCAATAAAGGAGTAAAGCGATTTGGTCTTGTGGTTGCTGCACTACCCCAATAATTTGTATTGACACCTCTACCATTGTAATAGATTGCATTTGTACCAATTGTGGCAGAAATATTATCATTAATTTTAAGATCTACATTTCCTCTTACATTAAAACGGTTCGTGTTGTTGTTCTTGGCTTCACCAAAGTTCAACAAATCTCCTGTATTGGAGAAATTGACCACTGTGTAATATTGTGCTCTTTTGTTACCGCCCTTGATCTCAACATTGGCATCATATCTTGTGGCAAAATCTTTTAAATAATCGGATGAATAGTAATCTACATTGGCATATCTGTAAGGATTGCTTCCAGAAGAATAATTATAGATAGTCTCGTCTGAATACGATGGAGACAATCCATCATTGGCACGAGCTTGATTGTAATAGTGCATGTATTCGGCTGAACCTAAATATTTAGGAAACCTTTTTACCAAATTTATACCTGCATCTATCCTGGTGCTAATTTGCTGTTTTTGAACAACACCTTTTTTGGATGTGATATAAATGACACCTTTGGCCGCTCGGCTTCCATACAATGCCACTGCAGCAACACCTTTCAAGAATGAAACTTGCTCAATCTCCACGGGCAAAATACTGGTAGCATCACGAGGAATACCATCAACCAATACCAAATATCCCCCAGACCCCCATATATTGCCGTTGAAACCACCCACAAAAGCCTGCAGTCCATCCAAACTATAGGTTGTATAATTCTTTGCCAAGATTTCGGGTATGTTTACATAAGAAACATCTCCCAAAAGATCTCTTTCTTGAACTTTCTTAAATGCAACCTGCACTGACTGATCCTTGTCCAGAACCAAGCTAATTTCATTTGATTGTGGTGTAACCACAACTGATTTTGTATTATAACCCGTTGCATTAATTGATAATTTTGAATCTACTGGCACATTTAGCGAAAACTTGCCCGTGGCATCGGTAGTGGTGGAAATACTGTCTTTTTCGCTAACAAGAGTAGCACCTGTAACAGGCTTCCCTTCTGCACTCCTTACAATCCCATTGACATCAATTTTACGAACAACTTGAGCGAGAATAATTGTGGGAGAAAAAGCAATGATTAAAAAACATAACACCTTTTTTAGTTGTATATATCTCATTATTTTCTATTTGTATTTATAGTTTTTAAAATAATCTGAATAATTACCATCCTGGATTTTGCTGAAATTCCAAATACATGTTTACATCTGTATTTTTCAATGGTAACCAATAATGCTTTTCGCTAAAATTTCGTTCCAGAATAACCGTTTCACGAATATTAAGCACTTTATTCGTTTTAGGAGTTGCCACATTAAAGCTTGGATCTCTATCAAATTCAATTGATTTCTTTAAAGTATATGGACTTTGGATAAGTAACAACCATCTGCGAAGATCATTAAAACGGTGACCTTCAAAAGCCAATTCAACTGCACGCTCACGTCTTACTTCATTCATGAAAGAATCGACCGAACCCAAGAACTTGTTGGCAACATGACCTACTTTGGCCCTGTCTCTAACCACGTTTATGGCGTCAACGGCTGTTTTTGCATAGGATGGATCTTTACCCACAGGAGAATTATAAGCCACTGCTGCGGATTCGGCATACATCAAATAAATATCCGACAAACGCATCCATGGAATATGGATATTCAAACTATTACCATAATCATACCCTCCATCATATTTATTGGCGGTTATTGGAATGAACTTATACAATAAATAACCTGTTCTACTTCCGGTGCCTATGTTGCGATAACTTCCTCCCGTAGCCAATCTAGCATAACGATCTGCCTCAACATTGGCCGGCATGGTTCCAGTAACACATTTTACACCGTCATAAACTATGTCGTTATAAAAACGTGGATCACGGCCTTGCCAAGGACGAGTTGGGTCATACCCTGACTCAGCATCAGCTTGGGTAATACTTGTTATAGGCAAACCGTTTGCCATTCCATAATTATCGACATAGTTGGCTGTCGGCAAAAATTTGACATCGCCGTCTGCCAATACAGGTGCTGGCTGGTATTGTTTACTTGTACCCCAGTTAGAACCGTTGGCTCCCCAATAAGGCCCTCTAAAAATAGCTTCAGTAACTTTAACAGGTACAGTATTTCCAGGAAGAAGAACACTAGTACTTCCAGGAATTCCCCAGTTTTTACCTGTTGTATAAAAATTATCACTATAATTCGCAAATGGTAGTAAACCATATTTAGAACTACCACTCTCAGTATGATTTAATAATTCAGCAAAAGCTTGAGCTGCTTTTTTACAAAATTCAATATTATAAGCGGCATTACCTGTAGATACTTTATTCATCAACGGACTTCCTGCCCATAGATAATTTTTGCCCAAGTAGCCTAAGGCCATAATTTTGTTGATGCGCAAATCATTTTTTCCTGAAGTTTTTTTACCTACAACGGTATTATCCCAATCCACTGGCAACAAATCGGCCGCTTCCCTAAAATCGGCCGCTGCTTTCTCGGCACATTCAGCATAACTAAGTCTAGGCAACCTCAATGGTTGATCACTAGGAAGTACCGTATCTATATATGGAAGACCTCCAAAATACTGCATGAACTGAAAATGATACCAAGCTCTAAAAAACAAAAGCTGTCCTTTTATCATGTCTTTTTCTTCCTGGGTGGCATCCGTCAATTTATCCATATTGGCTAAACCAATATTTGCTTTACGAACACCGGCCCAACCCAAAGTCCATAAATCCTTGGCCATACGGTCGTTGTTTGTGGATACACTTCTTCGATTCATCCATCCTGCTTGCCAACCATCGTGTTCAGATTGCCAACCCCAAAAATTCCCGTTGTCGATTTTACACACAAAATGGAAATCACGAGCAGTAGACTGAATTTCGTCATCTCCCCAATTCCAGGAATTTGTCCAATATCCATTTGTAAAATCTGGAATCGTTTGATATAGTTCCTCGGTAAATCCTTGAAATTTAGTAAAATTTTCAAATGCCTCAGTCTCTGAAATCTGAGTTTCTGGAGACCTTTCAAGATATTCTTCGCAGGATACCGGAATGGCACACAAGCCAAATATAAGGCTGTACTTTACTATTGTTTTGAAATATTTTTTCATAATCTCTAATTAAAAAATAATGTTAGCTCCTAGATTAAAACGTTTAACTGTTGGATATGCTCCTTGCGAAGCCCAACCTGTTCCAGCATAATTACTCTCTCTATCATCCGGCATTTTTGACCACATGTAAAGATTGTCCCCGTTTATAAATACCCTTATATTTTGAATACCCCAGGATTTTATTGAAGAATTGCTTTCGTCAAAAGTATAAGCTATTTCGGCATTCTTCAAGCGCAAGTATGAGCCATCGTACATGTGGCGTTGGGCATCATTATAACCACTTGGTGTGGAAAGCCATCTAGGCATTGGGTTATCTGCATCCATATTGTCTTTGTTCCACAATGACCCTTGATCGTACACTACGTGATTTTGTGAAACCAAACTACCTAGAACCACTTGTCGTGTTACGTTGTTAACTCCGTAAAACTGAACAAAACCGCTAAACTTTTTCCAGTTGAAACCAACCGTGGCGTTATATGTGTTTTGTGGTGTACCTGAAAACCCAAAAGGAATGTTGTCATAAGAATTAATTACACCATCGGCATTATAATCAAGCAGGTTGAAACTTCCCGGTAATTTTTGATTGTCATTTGTGTCCTGAATAGTACTTCCATACAATTCATCCCAAGTATTGTAATACCCTTGTCCAACATAGGAATAAGCTTGCCCAACAGGCTTACCCTCTGATTTTTGATACTCCGGCAATAATTCAGGGGTATCAGCATCAATAATTTTGTTTTTGGAATGGGTCATGTTCAAATCAGACCACAAATTCAAACCATTGGAAAAGGTGTAATTTAATTTAACCTCAAATTCATATCCTTTATTTTCAACCCTTCCTAAATTGGCAGCAGGTGCTATTGCTCCATAATAGGATGGTACTGCTCTACCACTACCCGACACAAAAACATCCGCTCTATCTTCTTTAAAGAGTTCCACAGTTCCTTTTACAAGACCTTTGAACAACCCAAAATCAACACCTATATTTGTTTTCTTTGCCGTTGCCCAAGTCACTTCTGGATTTCCAACAGCAGCCTCTTTATACCATGTGTAAGTGCTTAGCTCTCCTCCTTCATTGCTTGTTCCTAATTGCGATTGACCTCCGTAACTCCATTGAGTTAGATAAAGCCATCTACCAGCAATTCTATCATCACCAACTTCTCCATAATTTAGTCTTAATTTAAGCAAATCCAGGAAAGATTCCGTTTTCTTCATGAAACCTTCTTTAGAGACAATCCAAGTAAGTCCTCCGGATGAAAAGAATGCAAAACGATTACCCGCGGCAAATTGTTCAGAACCATTGTATGCTCCATTGTATTCAGCAAAATATTTCCCGCTATAACCATAACTAGTACGAAAAACCCAATCTTCTCTATAACCCGGAATCATACTTCCCGTAGCACCTTCATTACGATTAAAAAGTCCCATCGCAGTGATGTCATGCTTGGAGTTTAGATTTACGGCATAATTCATTTGGGCTTGATAGAAAAGTCTTCTGTATGTTGACCCATCTCGAACTTCTCCAGCACTTGGAGACCATTTTACTCCTTCTTGAAAATCAAACCTATTGGCTGTATCGTAAGTCTTTTTATAAGTAACGATTCCCGTCACTGGATCAATCCATTTTTGTTGGGTATCATTATACAAATCATTAACTCCTCGATCACCTTCCACAAATGAATTATCCAAAGCTAAAGTTCCCGTAAAATTAAGACCCTTAACCAACATGTCCAGATTTTGATTCAATGTAAAATCGGTAGTAAGACGCGTTGTGGTAACATATTGAATACCACTAATGGCCAAATTACGAACCGAATTGGATGCTTTTCCTTCATTTGGAGCAAAATATCCCCACGAACTATCAGAATCATAATAAGGTAAAAACACGTCGGGAGCCGTAGAATAAGCAGCATCCCACATGGTATATTCAGCTCCAGAAGCGCCCCAAGGACTTTTCTTTACAGCGTGAGAACCTGCAAGATTTACTTTAAAGGTTGTTGATGGAGTAAATTGAAAATCTAGATTGGTTCTAACATTTAGACGATTGTATCCATAACCTGGGTCATACCCCCTATTATTACTGTATTGCTTGAAAAGATCGCCTTCACTTAAAAAGTCTGCACTGGTAAAATACTTGACAAATTCAGTACCTCCACTTACATTCAAACTGGCATTATAAGACATTGCATAATCTTTGAACAAGGTGTCTTGCCAATCTACATTTGGATAACGCTCTCTTTCTTCTTGATTGGCTGGATATCTGTATTTATCAATTATGGCTTGTGGAAGATAGTCATTCCACCCTGATGGTGCCAATGCCAACTCATTCTCAATAGCCTGGTTTCTAACCGTCAAGGCATCATAAGAATCGAGTTTGTTGGGCAATTGGGAAGGAACTTTCATTGTTGCATTAAATCTAGCCCTAATCAATGCTTTTCCTAAACTTCCTCGTTTGGTGGTGATAAGAATTACCCCATTGGCTCCTCTTGATCCATACACCGCGGTAGCCGAAGCATCTTTCAAAACAGAAACAGTCTCTACAGATCCAATATCAACACTATTCATGGGACGCTCTATACCGTCAACCAATATAAGTGGAGATGAATCATTCCAAGTACTTGCTCCACGTATTACTATACGAGGATCTTCCTCTCCAGGCATACCAGTACTGGCAGTGGTAATCAAACCTGGCGCATTACCCGTTAAAGCGGCCCCAATACTTTGAACTCCACCTGCTCTTTCCAATGTTTTTCCTGAAACTTGGGAAATTGCAGCAACCATACTCTCCTTTTTTTGCTTGCCATACCCAACAATAATAACCTCGTTCAAAGATGTTTGATCGACGGCCATTACAACATTGATTACAGATTGGCCTTTTACTTGCTTCTCTACGGTCTTGAACCCCACACTACTAAAAACCAAGGTAACATCTGAAGAAGGCAAACTTATTGTATATTTCCCATTGTTGTCAGACATTACACCAATTTTTGAATTACCTTTAACCAATATGGTCACGCCAGGAACTGGCAACTTATCTCCTGCCGAAGTAATTGTTCCAGAAACAGTAATTTGCTGACTGCTTTGACTTTTTTCAACAGCCAATGATGAATTTACTTCATTTGCCAACAACACGTTCGAAAACATAAATGGTAACAAAATTCCCAATACCACGGAATTAACTTTACGTGGAACTTTAATTAATTGTTTTATCATATTAATATTTTTGACATTTTTTAATTTATTAAAATTAGAACTTAACTTATATGTCATATAACTGCACATTCTTTAGATTATACTACTGCATGCAACGATTGATTTAGTTTAAAACTATTTTGCAAAATCTAAATCTCCCCTGTTTTTATTTTTTTTTAAATTTTAGGCAAAATTATTTTGCACCCTAAAATTCAGACAAAGCTATCATTGCTCGTAGCGAATTGAATTACATGACTTAGTTGATAAAAATTCACACCCTTCCTGTTTTACAAATCAAATGTTATAAGCCACATTTTGGCCAGATGAATCCTGTTGGAACAATTACTCTTGACGGTTAAGAGAACACGAATTATTTACCCATGTGCTATTCAACAAAATCTGGCAAAACACAAATCAAACAATTGAGAATATTTCAAAAACGGTGATTTTTTTTGTTTTTTTATTTCATAGGCTTATTTGGTTGGTTAATTGGTTGGTTAGTTATTTATTTTAAAAATTGTTTTGTTCGAAATCGTTATAGTTGTATAATGGCTTTTTAAGGAAAAAACCAGATTTTGTATTGCATTGAAGACTTTGTCTTATGGAACCTGTCTGAAACTTTCATTGAATTTATGTCAAATTTTAGATGACTGAATACTTCGGTTTCACCCCTTTTTCCTGCTCAATGAATCTTAAAAAAGCAAATGTAATTTTTTTTTCGAACAAAACAACCGATTGTGTAAAATTATTGTGTGACTTTTACACTTAATAATAAAATTTATAAGTTAATTTTTTGTCATTATTACAACACTAGGTGAATTTTGAATTTGCCAATACTGCAAAAAAATATAAATGAAAGTCCCAAACTATCGACCAAAAAAGACCTTTCCGTTAATTAATATAAAATATTTTTTTTTGAAATTAATATGTGACAATAAAACATCTGATGCCATCTAAAAAAATCTAAATTCCTTTTTTTGCTTTTTTTACATTATTTTTCAAAAAAAATACGCAACCGATTGTGTGTTGTGTTTTTTTTAATATATTTGCTATATGAAATTAAATGCCGTTTAATTTAAATTCTTCATAAAAAAAGAATTCATTTATTACATATAATTTAACAACAAAATAATTAACCAATTTAACCAATTTATTTATGACTGACTTTTTATTTATTAAAAGCAAATCAAAACATATTAAACATCTGGTTTTTTTACTCCTGATATTTATGTTTTCTACAGGGGCCTATGCCCAAAGAACGGTTTCTGGAATTGTTTCTGATCCATCGGGTCCAATCCCAGGAGTAAATGTCTCGCTAAAAGGAGATAAAAAAGGGGTATCAACAAATTATGATGGAAAATACACCATCACCAATGTGCCTTCAAACGCAGTACTAGTCTTTAGCTTCATGGGGTATAAAACCCAAGAAGTAGCTGTAAAAGATCAATCTCAAATCAACATAAAACTGGAAGACGAAGCAAGTGCCTTGAAAGAAGTAGTAGTAATTGGATATGGTACCCAAAGAAAAGAAGCGGTTACTGGTTCGGTTGCTTCTATCAGCGGAACGACATTAAGAGATGTGCCGTCCTCAAATATTACGCAAGCTTTACAAGGACGTCTTGCTGGGGTCGATATTGCTCAGACCTCGACAAAACCAGGTACTTCCATGCAAATTCGTATTCGTGGTGCGCGTTCTTTGTCTGCAAGTAATGATCCATTGGTGGTTCTTGACGGAATACCTTTTTCAGGATCTTTTACCGACATTAACCCAGGAGATGTTAAGAGTGTTGATATATTAAAAGACGCCTCTGCTACCGCAATTTACGGATCGCGTGGTGCTAATGGAGTTATATTAGTTACTACTAATAAAGGACAAAAAGGTCAGGCAGCTACATTTTCTTATGATCAATTCTATGCTGTAAAAACTGCTTTTGCACAATATGACATGATGAATGGCCCTGAATTTGTTGCATTGCGTAAAGCAGCAACGGCTCCAGGTGCTACTGCTCCACTTTTTTCAAATGGTCCTGATGAAGCTAACGATGTAAATATAAATTGGCAAGATGAGTTTTACAGAACTGGTATAGAATCAAGTCATAATATAGCAGTATTAGGTGGGACAGAAAAAGGAACTTATAAATTTAATTTAGGTTATCTTAAGGATGAAGCGATAGTTCCTCAACAAGATTTTGAGCGTATATCATTGAATGCCAGTATTGATCAAGAAATAGGAGCTTTCCGTTTTGGACTTACTACAAACAATAACTTTTCTATTAATAATGGTGCTAGTATGGGAGTGGGTACAGTATTGAGTACAACGCCTATTGCTAACCCATATAACTTAGACGGTACGTTGAAAAGAACTGTGAAGATGGCTCAGGATGAAGCTTGGGTAACTACAAGAGAAACCGTAAATAATTTAGGAGATAAGTGGAAAA comes from the Flavobacterium limnophilum genome and includes:
- a CDS encoding RagB/SusD family nutrient uptake outer membrane protein, producing MNKKILIVLSVIFTFISCDDLIEPAIENNRGLDDMYAEAEYAQGILLNAYTRLPGNGWSFSDVATDDAVSNDVTNSYRKIATGQWTANFNPLDQWTNSKAAIQYLNIFLEEADKVKWALDANVSLMFRQRLKGEAYGLRALYMYYLLQAHSGVTDSNELLGVPIVLDPETPTSYFNIPRNTFNQCMAQIYLDLAKAKELLPLDFEMATTLPPGYNNLNDYNRVFGDYARQRMSGRIVMFVKAQAALLAASPAFNGGNTTNWGAAADYAGELITLNGGVAGLDANGLTWYKNTAEIEALGSGINPKEVVWRTDIANSNNLEADNFPPTLYGKGRINPTQNLVDAFPAANGYPITHASSNYNASTPYANRDPRLKHFILVNQDVAGVNSTVITTASNGATNDGLNKTATSTRTGYYMKKLLRQDVNLNPQSTTSQRHYRPRMRYTELYLNYAEAANEAWGPLSGGSHGFSAYDVIKAIRRRAGFVQDNYLESIKSDKDAMRVLIRNERRLELCFEGYRFWDLRRWKSNLGESAQGMNIQGTTAVPTYTKISVENRVFADYMYHGPIPYNETLKFNALKQNKGW
- a CDS encoding SusC/RagA family TonB-linked outer membrane protein, whose amino-acid sequence is MRYIQLKKVLCFLIIAFSPTIILAQVVRKIDVNGIVRSAEGKPVTGATLVSEKDSISTTTDATGKFSLNVPVDSKLSINATGYNTKSVVVTPQSNEISLVLDKDQSVQVAFKKVQERDLLGDVSYVNIPEILAKNYTTYSLDGLQAFVGGFNGNIWGSGGYLVLVDGIPRDATSILPVEIEQVSFLKGVAAVALYGSRAAKGVIYITSKKGVVQKQQISTRIDAGINLVKRFPKYLGSAEYMHYYNQARANDGLSPSYSDETIYNYSSGSNPYRYANVDYYSSDYLKDFATRYDANVEIKGGNKRAQYYTVVNFSNTGDLLNFGEAKNNNTNRFNVRGNVDLKINDNISATIGTNAIYYNGRGVNTNYWGSAATTRPNRFTPLLPIDMIEESDDASQAMVNNSNYVIDGKYLLGGTQLDLNNSFAAIYAGGYSTYTNRQFQFNTGVDAKLNSLLDGLSFHTDFAVDYETSYNQAYNNTYAVYEAAWNTYAGFDQITSLTKFGDDAKSGVQNISNSAYKQTIAFSGQFDYVKKMDGGHNFSAMLIANGYQQSLSEVYHRVSNANLGLNLSYNYAGKFYAEFNEALVHSAKFAEGERLATSPTLSFGWRISEENFLKNWSALDNLKLTVSAGILNSDLDVSNYYLYQSIYTQTEGAWFSWRDGSLNRSTDSRRGENLELSYVTRNEFNAGIEASFLKKLITFNGTFFVNKIKGNPIQASVLYPNYFTTGFPNTSFIPYINYNNDERIGFDFNVRVNKRVGQVDLALGITGNYYDTKAAKRAEQFEDDYQNRQGKPLDALWGLKNEGFFMDELDIANHASQTFGQVKPGDIKYTDQNGDGVINSQDEVYLGKAGWSGAPFTGGLNFTAKWKSLTFFALATAQFGAYGMKNNSYYWIDGEDKYSVMVRNSWTVENQATATYPRLTTNTSDNNYRSSDFWIYSTNRVDLANIQISYDFPKKMIQNSFINELGVYINGSNLLTISPEREFMELNIGGTPQTRFFNLGVKALF
- a CDS encoding RagB/SusD family nutrient uptake outer membrane protein translates to MKKYFKTIVKYSLIFGLCAIPVSCEEYLERSPETQISETEAFENFTKFQGFTEELYQTIPDFTNGYWTNSWNWGDDEIQSTARDFHFVCKIDNGNFWGWQSEHDGWQAGWMNRRSVSTNNDRMAKDLWTLGWAGVRKANIGLANMDKLTDATQEEKDMIKGQLLFFRAWYHFQFMQYFGGLPYIDTVLPSDQPLRLPRLSYAECAEKAAADFREAADLLPVDWDNTVVGKKTSGKNDLRINKIMALGYLGKNYLWAGSPLMNKVSTGNAAYNIEFCKKAAQAFAELLNHTESGSSKYGLLPFANYSDNFYTTGKNWGIPGSTSVLLPGNTVPVKVTEAIFRGPYWGANGSNWGTSKQYQPAPVLADGDVKFLPTANYVDNYGMANGLPITSITQADAESGYDPTRPWQGRDPRFYNDIVYDGVKCVTGTMPANVEADRYARLATGGSYRNIGTGSRTGYLLYKFIPITANKYDGGYDYGNSLNIHIPWMRLSDIYLMYAESAAVAYNSPVGKDPSYAKTAVDAINVVRDRAKVGHVANKFLGSVDSFMNEVRRERAVELAFEGHRFNDLRRWLLLIQSPYTLKKSIEFDRDPSFNVATPKTNKVLNIRETVILERNFSEKHYWLPLKNTDVNMYLEFQQNPGW
- a CDS encoding SusC/RagA family TonB-linked outer membrane protein — encoded protein: MIKQLIKVPRKVNSVVLGILLPFMFSNVLLANEVNSSLAVEKSQSSQQITVSGTITSAGDKLPVPGVTILVKGNSKIGVMSDNNGKYTISLPSSDVTLVFSSVGFKTVEKQVKGQSVINVVMAVDQTSLNEVIIVGYGKQKKESMVAAISQVSGKTLERAGGVQSIGAALTGNAPGLITTASTGMPGEEDPRIVIRGASTWNDSSPLILVDGIERPMNSVDIGSVETVSVLKDASATAVYGSRGANGVILITTKRGSLGKALIRARFNATMKVPSQLPNKLDSYDALTVRNQAIENELALAPSGWNDYLPQAIIDKYRYPANQEERERYPNVDWQDTLFKDYAMSYNASLNVSGGTEFVKYFTSADFLSEGDLFKQYSNNRGYDPGYGYNRLNVRTNLDFQFTPSTTFKVNLAGSHAVKKSPWGASGAEYTMWDAAYSTAPDVFLPYYDSDSSWGYFAPNEGKASNSVRNLAISGIQYVTTTRLTTDFTLNQNLDMLVKGLNFTGTLALDNSFVEGDRGVNDLYNDTQQKWIDPVTGIVTYKKTYDTANRFDFQEGVKWSPSAGEVRDGSTYRRLFYQAQMNYAVNLNSKHDITAMGLFNRNEGATGSMIPGYREDWVFRTSYGYSGKYFAEYNGAYNGSEQFAAGNRFAFFSSGGLTWIVSKEGFMKKTESFLDLLKLRLNYGEVGDDRIAGRWLYLTQWSYGGQSQLGTSNEGGELSTYTWYKEAAVGNPEVTWATAKKTNIGVDFGLFKGLVKGTVELFKEDRADVFVSGSGRAVPSYYGAIAPAANLGRVENKGYEFEVKLNYTFSNGLNLWSDLNMTHSKNKIIDADTPELLPEYQKSEGKPVGQAYSYVGQGYYNTWDELYGSTIQDTNDNQKLPGSFNLLDYNADGVINSYDNIPFGFSGTPQNTYNATVGFNWKKFSGFVQFYGVNNVTRQVVLGSLVSQNHVVYDQGSLWNKDNMDADNPMPRWLSTPSGYNDAQRHMYDGSYLRLKNAEIAYTFDESNSSIKSWGIQNIRVFINGDNLYMWSKMPDDRESNYAGTGWASQGAYPTVKRFNLGANIIF